The Gymnogyps californianus isolate 813 chromosome 5, ASM1813914v2, whole genome shotgun sequence genome contains a region encoding:
- the LOC127016471 gene encoding zona pellucida sperm-binding protein 3-like: protein MQALRRRWFVLFLVAAAWAQDAPVSVTCGHTWLSVAVPAGLLGSRVAGGELTLGAGCGVTAADGDGYRLEHPLVSCGTTLELLPDSIRYSNVLHYRPSAGGPVARARPFSLPVDCYYPRTGSVSSGAIQPNWVTFGSTVAHRRRLRFALDVYDSTWSSRLRQPTYSLGEPINIEASVSTDPRLPLRVFVDECVASPSAPARLKYEVIADNGCLLDGQLGRSRFLPRRGDRFLRFQLDTFLFPNASGSQIYLRCHLKAVAEGAGGTSGKACSYDRVAAAWRSPDGADCSCCGSPAGCGGRRQRRLAGSGGLLGEASVRLGPLGLLSALPSSSPAPTGLPTALEPSTAPPRRPSVPVVRGEKRDSGPAVPVPGTTLAMVAMCSILTAVGMAGCYRSVRRYRSGHRVGDPEVTPGEPRAVAMAPTAAGGAWATPENPPAPADPAIV, encoded by the exons ATGCAGGCTCTCAGGAGAAGGTGGTTTGTGCTCTTTCTTGTGGCTGCAGCCTGGGCGCAGGATGCCCCAG TCTCTGTTACATGTGGCCACACGTGGCTCTCCGTGGCGGTGCCGGCCGGCCTCCTGGGGAGCCGTGTGGCCGGTGGGGAGCTGACACTGGGAGCCGGCTGTGGGGTGACCGCCGCTGACGGGGATGGGTACCGGCTGGAGCACCCGCTCGTGAGCTGCGGGACCACCCTGGAG ctcctcccggACAGCATCCGCTACAGCAACGTCCTCCACTACCGCCCCTCGGCCGGGGGGCCCGTGGCTCGTGCCAGACCCTTCTCCCTCCCCGTGGACTGTTACTACCCCAG GACGGGCAGTGTTTCATCCGGGGCCATCCAGCCCAACTGGGTCACCTTCGGTTCCACCGTTGCTCACCGGAGACGCTTGCGCTTCGCCCTGGATGTGTATGACA GTACCTGGTCATCCCGCCTGCGCCAGCCCACCTATTCCCTGGGGGAGCCGATCAACATCGAGGCGTCGGTGAGCACCGACCCTCGCCTGCCCCTGAGGGTCTTCGTGGACGAGTGCGTGGCCAGCCCGAGCGCGCCGGCGCGGCTGAAATACGAGGTCATCGCTGACAACGG ATGCCTGCTGGATGGGCAGCTTGGTCGTTCCCGCTTCCTACCCCGGCGTGGAGATCGCTTCCTCCGCTTCCAGCTGGACACCTTCCTCTTTCCAAACGCCTCCGGCAGCCAG ATCTACCTCCGCTGTCACCTGAAGGCTGTGGCAGAGGGGGCTGGCGGCACCTCCGGCAAAGCCTGTTCCTACGACCGTGTGGCAGCCGCCTGGCGCTCCCCGGATGGGGCCGACTGCTCGTGCTGCGGCTCTCCAGCCGGCTGCGggggccggcggcagcgccggCTGGCCGGCAGCGGAG GGCTCCTGGGAGAAGCCAGCGTCCGCCTCGGTCCCCTGGGGCTGCTCTCGGCTCTGCCCAGCTCGTCCCCGGCCCCCACGGGGCTCCCCACCGCGCTGGAACCCAGCACGGCACCGCCTCGCCGCCCCTCGGTCCCCGTGGTGCGGGGGGAGAAGAGGGACTCGG GGCCGGCTGTCCCCGTCCCCGGCACCACGTTGGCCATGGTGGCCATGTGCTCCATCCTCACCGCCGTGGGCATGGCTGGCTGCTACCGCTCTGTGCGGCGCTACCGGAGTGGGCACCGGGTGGGGGACCCTGAGGTGACCCCGGGGGAGCCCCGTGCTGTGGCCATGGCTCCCACTGCAGCCGGTGGTGCCTGGGCCACCCCCGAGAaccccccagctcctgcagaccCTGCCATTGTGTGA